A part of Salmo salar chromosome ssa18, Ssal_v3.1, whole genome shotgun sequence genomic DNA contains:
- the LOC106577893 gene encoding histidine N-acetyltransferase has translation MKIENSLPRPQLPETPPQTGLQFTVATEEDFDEIMAISQDIYGGLDYLPTRYTAWLSESNRTVILARKQGKVIALESVCVIDDGETMLVEGLRVAPQERGKGVAGVLLRFCSQLVKSKWPEVKVTRLTRDDQLGPKDFQKYRLITKQGILLVRFNAEDLKLRLAELGPVVTLPTYSEGTPQGSDTPLVPPVLLDLNEAHQMFLNSGLMSNVLPNATIVQDWQPFKPVPSNMVILLKKDIDWMVDDRYTPTVASLCTHPFWVPGGPRGVGTDTYYLNIDVFGKDIGLVLHQFLSHLRRHATTLKGHVMCQMFLDPPMWKPMAEFCCQTLNVELVKEYTEQCVVESDVV, from the exons ATGAAGATTGAGAACAGCCTGCCCCGCCCCCAGCTCCCCGAGACTCCGCCCCAGACAGGCCTGCAATTCACTGTGGCGACGGAGGAGGACTTTGATGAGATCATGGCCATAAGCCAAGACATCTACGGAGGGCTGGACTACCTACCGACCCGCTACACCGCCTGGCTATCCGAGTCCAACCGCACTGTCATACTGGCCCGCAAGCAGGGCAAAGTG ATTGCCCTGGAGTCAGTGTGTGTGATTGACGATGGTGAGACCATGCTGGTGGAGGGGTTACGTGTGGCCCCCCAGGAAAGGGGgaagggcgtggcaggggtgctGCTACGGTTCTGCTCTCAACTGGTCAAGTCCAAGTGGCCTGAGGTGAAGGTGACCAGGCTGACCCGCGACGACCAGCTGGGGCCCAAGGACTTCCAGAAGTACCGCCTCATCACCAAACAG GGCATACTGCTGGTTCGCTTCAACGCTGAAGATCTCAAGCTCCGTCTCGCCGAACTGGGGCCGGTTGTGACCCTCCCCACCTACTCTGAGGGTACCCCACAGGGTTCTGACACCCCTCTGGTTCCCCCGGTCCTTCTGGACCTCAACGAGGCCCACCAGATGTTCCTTAACTCGGGTCTGATGTCCAACGTGCTCCCTAATGCTACCATCGTCCAGGACTGGCAGCCGTTCAAGCCCGTGCCCAGCAACATGGTCATTCTTCTGAAGAAG GACATCGACTGGATGGTGGATGACCGCTACACCCCCACTGTGGCCAGCCTGTGCACCCACCCCTTCTGGGTTCCCGGAGGTCCTCGCGGAGTTGGGACGGACACGTACTACCTCAACATCGACGTGTTTGGCAAGGACATAGGCCTGGTGCTCCATCAGTTCCTGAGTCACCTGAGGCGCCACGCCACCACCCTGAAGGGGCACGTCATGTGCCAGATGTTCCTGGATCCTCCCATGTGGAAACCCATGGCCGAATTCTGCTGCCAGACACTGAATGTGGAGCTGGTGAAGGAATACACGGAGCAGTGCGTGGTCGAGTCGGATGTCGTGTAG